Proteins from a genomic interval of Shewanella seohaensis:
- a CDS encoding peptidylprolyl isomerase, protein MFRWISALLVLCASYSSWAAIDIQPDTLYPQVEFDTSLGKIVVELDRTRAPITVDNFLTYVVKGEYNNTIFHRIISDFVVQGGGLNPQLEELPAGKPIFNESGNGLSNSMGTIAMARDNDPHSATRQFYFNVADNTKLDPSKRRWGYAVFGEVIEGKQVLEAMAVVETTTNAKLNWPDVPVTPIILKTAKLLPKK, encoded by the coding sequence ATGTTTCGTTGGATATCTGCACTCTTAGTTCTGTGTGCCAGCTATAGCAGTTGGGCAGCAATCGACATTCAACCCGATACCTTGTATCCCCAAGTCGAGTTTGATACCAGCCTAGGTAAGATTGTGGTTGAACTCGATAGAACCCGCGCACCGATTACCGTCGATAACTTTCTGACCTATGTAGTCAAAGGCGAGTACAACAATACGATTTTCCATCGCATTATCAGTGACTTTGTCGTTCAAGGTGGCGGACTAAACCCGCAATTAGAAGAGTTACCCGCAGGCAAGCCGATATTTAACGAGTCTGGCAACGGCTTATCCAACAGCATGGGGACTATTGCGATGGCGCGCGACAACGATCCCCACTCGGCTACCCGTCAGTTTTACTTCAACGTGGCGGATAACACTAAGCTGGATCCATCCAAACGTCGTTGGGGTTATGCGGTATTTGGTGAAGTGATTGAGGGCAAACAAGTGCTGGAAGCCATGGCCGTGGTCGAGACCACGACCAATGCGAAACTCAATTGGCCCGATGTGCCAGTGACACCTATCATATTGAAAACAGCTAAATTACTGCCGAAAAAATAA
- a CDS encoding AmpG family muropeptide MFS transporter has translation MLMFVIGLNRRILEFFSVYYHKRVLILLLLGFSAGLPLMLVFSTLSFWLREAGVDRTSIGYFSWIALAYAFKWAWSPLVDRLSLPILTRFLGRRRSWMLFAQLLLVGAILGMSFSDPLQDLERLAVFALMVAFASATQDIVIDAFRIESAPEKMQAALAAAYQVGYRSAMIVATAGALSIAAWVEPGNTEYNLLAWQTSYLVMAGLMFVGVLTTLFSREPQVDTRAADETELAVKQRLSERYPKPVAASLSWIYTASILPFIDFFKRYGRSAILILLLISCYRISDIVMGIMANVFYVDMGFSKEEIAYLSKIYGLIMTLVGAAFGGILLARFGTMKILFLGALLVAVTNLLFAWQAMIGYNVQFLTFAISVDNFSAGIATAAFIAYLSSLTSSGYSATQYALLSSIMLLFPKFIAGFSGAYVDAYGYVNFFVAASVIGFPVLLLIHLVNKYVPHGSKSNTES, from the coding sequence ATGCTTATGTTCGTAATCGGTTTAAATCGGCGCATCTTAGAATTCTTTAGCGTTTACTACCATAAGCGCGTGTTGATACTGCTGTTACTCGGCTTTTCTGCCGGCCTGCCATTAATGTTGGTCTTTTCAACCTTGTCTTTTTGGCTACGGGAAGCGGGAGTCGACCGTACTTCTATCGGGTATTTCAGCTGGATAGCGCTGGCTTATGCCTTCAAATGGGCCTGGTCGCCCTTGGTGGACAGATTATCTCTGCCCATACTGACGCGCTTTTTAGGTCGTCGGCGCAGTTGGATGTTGTTCGCCCAGCTGCTATTGGTCGGCGCGATTTTGGGTATGTCCTTTAGCGACCCACTGCAAGATCTCGAACGCTTGGCCGTATTTGCCCTGATGGTCGCCTTTGCATCCGCCACCCAAGATATTGTGATTGATGCCTTTCGTATCGAATCTGCCCCCGAAAAAATGCAGGCCGCGCTTGCTGCCGCCTATCAGGTGGGCTATCGCAGCGCCATGATTGTGGCGACCGCTGGTGCGCTCAGCATCGCCGCTTGGGTTGAGCCAGGCAATACCGAATATAACCTGCTCGCTTGGCAAACTTCCTATTTGGTGATGGCAGGACTGATGTTTGTCGGGGTGTTAACAACGCTTTTTAGCCGCGAGCCACAGGTCGATACCCGCGCCGCCGATGAGACCGAATTAGCGGTAAAACAACGCTTGAGCGAGCGTTATCCCAAGCCCGTTGCGGCGAGCCTCTCATGGATTTATACCGCCAGCATACTGCCCTTTATCGACTTTTTTAAACGCTATGGCCGTAGCGCCATTTTGATTCTATTGCTGATTTCCTGCTATCGCATTTCGGATATTGTGATGGGGATTATGGCCAACGTGTTCTACGTGGACATGGGATTTAGCAAAGAAGAAATTGCTTATCTGAGTAAGATCTATGGCCTTATCATGACCTTAGTTGGCGCAGCCTTTGGCGGTATCCTATTAGCCCGCTTTGGCACCATGAAGATTTTATTCCTTGGCGCCCTCTTGGTCGCCGTGACCAATTTGCTGTTTGCCTGGCAGGCGATGATTGGTTACAACGTCCAATTTTTAACTTTTGCGATCTCGGTCGATAACTTTAGTGCCGGTATTGCCACCGCCGCCTTTATCGCTTATCTCTCAAGCCTCACCAGCAGCGGCTACAGTGCGACCCAATATGCGCTACTCTCCTCAATTATGTTGCTCTTCCCTAAGTTTATTGCTGGCTTCTCGGGCGCCTATGTCGATGCCTATGGCTATGTTAACTTCTTTGTCGCCGCCAGTGTGATAGGTTTTCCCGTATTGCTGCTTATTCATTTAGTGAATAAATACGTGCCCCATGGCAGCAAAAGCAACACCGAATCCTAA
- a CDS encoding YajQ family cyclic di-GMP-binding protein, whose amino-acid sequence MPSFDIVSEVDEVELRNAVENSRRELSSRFDFRGKDASIEYKDHVVTLTAEDDFQCKQLVDILRTQLSKRNVEPSTMDVDEKSVHSGKTFSLKVRFKQGIETDIAKKIVKMVKDSKIKVQSQIQGDTVRVTGKARDDLQAVMALVRQADLGQPFQFNNFRD is encoded by the coding sequence ATGCCTTCATTTGATATTGTGTCTGAAGTGGATGAGGTTGAATTACGTAACGCGGTCGAAAACTCCCGCCGTGAACTCAGCAGCCGATTCGATTTTCGTGGTAAAGATGCCAGCATCGAATATAAAGATCATGTGGTGACTCTCACCGCGGAAGATGATTTCCAGTGCAAGCAGTTGGTCGATATTCTGCGTACCCAATTGAGCAAGCGTAACGTTGAGCCTTCGACTATGGATGTCGACGAAAAGTCGGTTCACAGTGGCAAAACCTTCTCCCTGAAAGTGCGCTTTAAGCAGGGGATCGAGACGGATATCGCCAAGAAAATCGTTAAGATGGTCAAAGATAGCAAGATTAAAGTGCAATCTCAGATCCAAGGCGACACAGTGCGTGTAACGGGTAAAGCTCGCGATGATTTACAAGCTGTGATGGCGTTAGTGCGTCAAGCGGATCTGGGTCAGCCTTTCCAGTTCAATAACTTCCGCGATTAA
- a CDS encoding VanZ family protein produces MITKNTLFKLALAVAFVVISYLVFSRPTYSQSIPNIDKVGHLGSFFCLSYLTFLAFRPKWYWLSLVLAAYAILIELVQSRLPYRSASVGDVLADFAGIALFYFCLWAYRKYFSAAQLKEE; encoded by the coding sequence GTGATAACTAAAAACACCCTATTCAAATTGGCTTTAGCCGTAGCCTTTGTCGTGATCAGTTATCTGGTGTTTTCCAGACCAACCTATTCGCAAAGTATCCCCAATATCGATAAGGTAGGCCATCTTGGGAGCTTCTTCTGTCTCTCTTATCTGACCTTTCTCGCCTTTCGCCCTAAGTGGTACTGGCTCTCGCTGGTGCTTGCCGCCTACGCGATTTTGATTGAGCTAGTGCAATCGCGTTTACCCTACCGCAGCGCCTCTGTGGGCGATGTGTTAGCGGACTTTGCTGGTATCGCTTTGTTTTACTTCTGTCTTTGGGCCTATCGAAAATACTTTAGCGCCGCCCAACTCAAGGAAGAATAA